In a genomic window of Carettochelys insculpta isolate YL-2023 chromosome 19, ASM3395843v1, whole genome shotgun sequence:
- the LOC142023181 gene encoding schlafen family member 13-like isoform X5, with protein sequence MAMQESILHLDCSINYPDVVVEVGKVTFGEKSRNQMRDGNLKRKQTGNISQAACALLNSGGGVIKAEVENVDYDYKKHGIGQDIEKALTELIPSQTFLKYFDFEYIQKNKYVLIFVKSWSCDNSSSPRICSLRTGLCRRSFTRTETMSPTEAAQFLKEKADFARRQCDEESEPRAKKALLSDVRQEQNIYVSAERFYTRDILTLGEKLNFTESTHVEFKNFATKNVLKYVKEILPTYISAFANTQGGFLFIGVDDSGRVVGCRRDRVIIDELKEAVEHVQGKLSIAHFCTSQHRIKLECKTMEVFDEHESLYGYVCAVRIQPFCCVVFSNTPDSWAVKDKKITRMAAEEWTDLMMATDPVISDLCQTFTAELSVSRSPPLTKTVFSIKGLKCLRDLPQALFSVNCEGIVYNPDSLCRELFSEYPGLEELMKEEMEAQQCSQGLLIFARSWAVSIGLPESPHVVCDALLIAAGKYPTLYTVKKKDCSEMMFDYSRLIAHTLKQKLVNDGGYTQRMCVIPQLLELGSNRQDSNDLHVEVKYPLTYVLSPENRPDLLQSLVIILLSFRSFLSDRLKCEFFNLLTIKQYEILTKNLHKSKKLFIYGLLGTGKTVVALNIIERIKNVFHCGSDEILYICENQPLKTIVQGRNICESVTRVAFLKGIYPSVKHIVIDEAQNFRSEDGDWYAKAKCITQGSIHREPGVLWIFLDYLQTSHPFPCGLPDPSEQYPQEWLTVGVRNATQIYDTMLREMQTIVRNPQIAIPSDRLSMLLDEATCGHPLPGLCTEEKNLEKEEIATYVADACSRYFRNGYSGKDIAILCNTVNEVKWYRHLLQLKMRRCRLDACFTGADGVLENAIVLDSVRRFSGLERNIVFGINPVPLPKQAEISSNLKLCAASRANLQLYLLYER encoded by the exons ATGGCCATGCAGGAGAGTATTCTGCACCTCGATTGTTCCATAAACTACCCTGATGTGGTTGTAGAAGTTGGAAAAGTAACTTTCGGCGAGAAATCCAGGAACCAGATGCGGGAtggcaatttaaaaagaaaacaaactggtAACATTTCCCAAGCAGCATGTGCCTTGCTGAACTCAGGTGGAGGCGTGATAAAGGCAGAGGTTGAAAATGTGGACTACGATTATAAAAAACATGGGATTGGACAGGATATAGAAAAAGCTCTTACAGAACTTATTCCATCTcaaacatttctaaaatattttgattttgaatATATACAGAAAAATAAGTATGTTTTAATTTTTGTGAAATCATGGAGCTGTGACAATTCATCCTCTCCGCGTATTTGCAGCCTAAGAACAGGTTTGTGCCGAAGATCTTTTACTCGAACTGAGACCATGAGTCCTACTGAAGCCGCACAATTTCTCAAAGAGAAGGCAGATTTTGCCAGGAGACAGTGCGATGAGGAGTCAGAACCAAGAGCTAAGAAAGCTCTACTTAGTGATGTTCGGCAAGAACAAAACATATATGTGTCTGCTGAACGCTTTTATACAAGAGACATTCTCACCTTGGGGGAAAAACTAAATTTCACTGAGTCAACACATGTTGAATTTAAGAATTTTGCAACAAAGAATGTTTTGAAATACGTTAAAGAGATCCTGCCGACTTACATCTCTGCCTTTGCAAACACACAAGGAGGATTTCTATTTATTGGGGTGGATGATAGTGGGAGAGTTGTTGGATGTAGGAGGGACAGAGTAATTATCGATGAATTAAAAGAAGCGGTAGAACATGTTCAGGGGAAACTGTCCATTGCCCATTTCTGTACTTCTCAGCATAGAATTAAATTAGAATGCAAAACGATGGAGGTGTTCGATGAACATGAAAGCTTGTATGGCTATGTCTGTGCTGTGAGAATCCAGCCATTCTGTTGTGTTGTGTTTTCTAATACTCCGGACTCATGGGCTGTAAAGGACAAAAAGATCACGAGGATGGCAGCTGAAGAATGGACAGACCTGATGATGGCAACTGACCCAG TGATTTCAGATTTATGTCAAACTTTCacagctgagctgagtgtgtcCCGTTCACCCCCACTCACCAAAACAGTGTTTTCCATCAAAGGCCTCAAGTGTCTGCGTGACCTGCCACAAGCTCTATTTTCAG TAAATTGTGAAGGGATAGTATACAACCCAGATAGCCTCTGCAGAGAGCTGTTCTCGGAGTATCCAGGTCTGGAGGAGTTAATGAAAGAGGAAATGGAAGCGCAGCAATGTTCTCAGGGGCTGCTGATATTTGCAAGAAGCTGGGCTGTGTCTATCGGATTGCCAGAGAGTCCACATGTTGTCTGTGATGCTCTCTTAATAGCTGCAGGCAAATACCCAACGTTGTACACAGTCAAAAAGAAGGATTGTTCTGAGATGATGTTTGACTATTCAAGATTAATTGCTCATACGTTAAAACAGAAACTTGTAAATGATGGGGGATACACTCAGAGAATGTGTGTGATTCCCCAGCTCCTAGAGCTTGGAAGCAACAGACAGGACAGTAATGACTTGCATGTAGAAGTTAAGTATCCCCTTACCTATGTTCTTTCGCCTGAAAACAGGCCAGACTTACTTCAGTCACTTGTGATAATCTTGTTGAGTTTTAGATCCTTCTTAAGTGACAGGCTTAAATGTGAATTTTTCAACCTTCTCACCATTAAACAGTATGAGATACTAACAAAGAACCTTCACAAATCCAAGAAGCTGTTTATCTACGGCCTGCTGGGAACAGGGAAGACAGTTGTGGCCCTGAATATCATAGAGAGGATTAAGAACGTGTTCCACTGTGGATCTGATGAGATTCTGTACATTTGTGAGAATCAGCCCCTGAAAACAATTGTACA GGGGAGAAACATTTGTGAGTCTGTGACCAGGGTTGCTTTCTTAAAAGGGATTTATCCATCAGTGAAGCACATAGTTATTGATGAGGCCCAGAATTTCCGGTCAGAGGATGGTGATTGGTACGCTAAAGCTAAGTGCATCACCCAAGGAAGTATTCACCGTGAACCTGGTGTTCTCTGGATCTTCTTGGATTATTTACAGACAAGTCACCCATTTCCATGTGGTCTTCCAGATCCATCAGAACAATATCCTCAGGAGTGGCTAACCGTAGGGGTCCGGAATGCCACACAGATATACGACACCATGCTACGAGAGATGCAAACTATTGTCAGAAATCCACAAATTGCTATTCCTTCTGACCGGTTAAGCATGTTGCTCGATGAGGCCACATGTGGCCATCCCTTGCCAGGTCTTTGCACTGAAGAAAAAAACTTGGAGAAGGAGGAAATAGCAACATACGTGGCTGACGCCTGTTCCCGGTATTTTCGGAATGGTTACAGTGGGAAAGACATTGCTATCCTGTGCAACACAGTGAATGAGGTGAAGTGGTATAGGCATCTACTCCAACTCAAAATGAGACGTTGCAGACTAGATGCCTGTTTCACAGGTGCAGATGGTGTGCTGGAAAATGCGATTGTTCTCGACAGCGTACGCCGCTTTTCTGGCCTGGAAAGAAACATTGTGTTTGGTATCAACCCAGTCCCTCTCCCTAAGCAGGCAGAGATTTCTAGCAATCTTAAACTCTGTGCGGCATCCAGAGCTAACTTACAACTTTATTTGCTGTACGAAAGGTAA